In Vespa velutina chromosome 14, iVesVel2.1, whole genome shotgun sequence, the genomic stretch TTTTCGGATACTTGTATCGAATGTCGACAGAGAAGGGACgcatcctccctctctctccctttctcctcccctctatttctttttctttttctttctcgtaagGTACACAAGAACAAAGGATGCCTTATTAAATGCACGACTGGTAGGAGCGTTTGGCAAATGAACTGTTTGGTGATCGCGGAGGAAGGTTGTGGAGGGTGTAGGGCGCcccgaagaagagaaagagcgagagagaaggatagaacgTTATGTAGATGgagaggatagaaagagagggatggaGCGAAGGGGAAGACCGGGGGAAGGCTGGGCGTGTCAGCTGGTCGATATCCTGAATGGCAAGCTTCCACGACCCAGGCTGCAGCCAGCTACCTACCCCTTGTGGATCGAGAGAGatgaatatatagaaagagtgTAAAGGCTGGAAAAAGTGGAAAACAGcaggagggaaaaagaaagagagagagaagggagagtgCACGTAGATTACTGAATTggcgactctctctctctctctctctctctctctctctctctctctctctctctctctcttctctctcctagTGCGCACGCCTTTCCAcgtttgtctctcttttttccattgGCGCATACACGTTAATGTATATGTGAGTGCGTATACGCGCTACTCTGCATGTTCTCTcgaacgaaatagaaaaaggcgAGCGGAGGAAGGATGGAGAGTCGAAAAGAAGGAAGTGGAACGGCATACAATCATCATTAATTAACTCTGAGAAAACATACTACAGGTACAGCAGTTTCCGAGTGTGGCGAGGGATAGTAGAAAATAGGCATCTCGACTAAAGGAATTGCGTTTTTTCcaatgacttttttttctttcatttctttatgcATCGCTGCGTATagttaaatgaatgaaaggaaaatatcgAGTCGGATAGAGTAATAAGTGATTCGATTTCTATCCAATTTTATGAGAAAGCAGGCGATTGAGGTGATCGCGAAAAATCGGTTTATTTGATGGAATGCTGAGTGTACAAATGcaataaaagtatatagtcacataaaacaataaaaatagaattgtGCGACCGATCACCGAcgagattaattatttatttacatgtatattctttttatccctCGCTCCGTTAACGTTTGTCTTTTTTGCATATTCGCAAAGAGACACTCGCGTTGACTCGCTCGCACcgtaactttttttatatcatgtatttataattgtgtgtgtgtattctaTGAATTTGTAGTAGCTAcctcttcttcattcttccCTCCAAGAGCCAGCAGCGATGTCGTCGCGAAATCGACGTTCGAATGTCTTGATTTCCGATCTTCGATCTCCCCTTTTAGATCTCTCTGAAGTTGTTTCTGTACGTCGACGCGTTGCTCCGAGCCGACGATATTTGAAgcttttttcgtctttctctttttctttgttttatcattaattaacttTACTATTTTATAATAGTAGCTAAATTgacaaatttgttatatatatatatatatatatattgttatatatatatatatgtatacatatatatacatatacatatatatacatacatatatatatatatatatatatacgtatatatatatatatatatgtatatatatgtatatatatgtatgtatatgtatatggaagGTCTCCTTATTAAGACCTAAGGAATTACCTAAACTGGCAATGTTTAAGGTATATTAATGATCGCGCCTAGTACGACGCATTTCCACTTGCTCGAAAGATCGTCCCTTCtttatattcaatttcttctttctcttttgttaatCTTCAATTCGAGCAATTATCTCGTTCGCACCACTTTCGttcttcgttatcgttaatgtaTATCATCGCGATATAAGTAAGCGCGTTTTTCACGTATCGCGCGTCGTGCGTTTTGAATAGTTCGTAATATGAAAGAGTTCAAATAAGTAACGTCGATTCGATGCGACGAGAACGGATTCTGGATTTCGTACCAGTACGAGAGGAAATGGCCGTTGACGAACTCGCACTCGTCCGAGCACgtattttgtttgttctttttttttatttcgctttCGTCCTTCCGTGCTCGTCCTTTCGTGCGAGTttccttcatctttcttttcctcttcatcCGTTCTTTCGTCGCTACGAGCCGCGATACAGCAGCCGACGTCCCCGTGCTCTACTTCGCCTCCTTCAACAGCACCAGGTCGTCCGCGACTACGTCACTTATATGCAGGTAAATGACCCAGTACATCAGGTTGAAGCAAACGAAGCACACCGGGAATACGATGCGGGAATACTTGTCGATGTCTGATGGCGTTATGcctgtcaaaaaaaaaagagaaggatagcttttcttaaaatttttcggATCTCCGACAGGTGCAGCAAGCTCGATTAAATGAATaacttttatgttttttataacgcggatatatataaaaatccatTTTCTGAAATAGAAATCGTATCCAAAGATTAGACGATTCTTTGGGTTTTGTGTTCCTGGCGTCGTTACTGGAAATTAAATAGTCAACATTTAAACTTCTGAAATGGGAAGAAAGCGCAAATGATCTTTTATCTTTGtggataatatgaaaaaacgGTCGTAAAAAATCGAGTGTCGTAATATAAGATTGAATGAGGCGTACCATAAAGTTTGCTAATATCTTTGCCAGGATGAATGAGATGTTGTGGTGCAGGCGGGGCTTCCTCGTCGGCCCGACCATTAATGGTGTTTTCGAGCGTGCCACCTTTGCTGTGTGCCTTCGGGTCGTGCACCTTGAACCGCACCTCCTGGACAACACGGGACCACTTACAAGAGACACGGCAGTTCGATTTGGGGCGTCCTTTGTCAAGGATTACCCCTTACTTTGTCAGATTGGCATGCGACATCGAGGACACTACGTCTTCTACGTATGGTGCATTAACGCTTAGAGCGAGTGGAAATTAGCTCAATAGGATAAATCTAAgatatcgtatataaaagataaggGGAGATACTACCTACGCTCGTAGAAAGATTAGGCAAACTCGATATATACTGATATAATACGGTGGAAGGTTTAATTAAAGCATTCGATTCCGATGACGCGTTTTACGAGCTTCCTAGAGAGGTGGCCCAGTCCTTGTTCCTTCCCGAGGCTCcctttaatattttccattctCGTTCTACAATCCgcaagattaaaagaaaatttatagtgCATTGCTCGCTCATCCCTATACGGGAGGGTCCGATGTGGTAGTCtcgcgcgcgctcgcgcgccctcgctcgctcgctcgctcgcctACCCGGGCGATGGGAATTCATTTCGTGAAAACCTTTTAGCTTTTGACCTTTCCCCGGGCACGCTTCTAACGTCGGAAGAACgacattttcttgtttttcttttttctcttacccttttctcccttctctttatCCCTTATTTGTCTTTCTACCGCGAGAACTTTATCTTATCTCACCCTAAAGTCCTTTGATTACGTACTTACTCCTTTCACTAGAAGGAGGCCTTATGAGAATTCGCGTTTCGAACTTTCCGCAGCTTTCTTTATCGACCCCTAACGTAGTCGATTTATAACTCCTGATTGGGATCGATGAGTTATCAGCGTAGGAGGCATGCAATTTTCGTGCAGACACTCGCAACCATTCAATTCTTACATTACAGGTTTCTCTTATATTAACGCTTTGCCAAtctccttttatctttattccttctctctatatAATCGAGAGTAATTGGCAACTCGTTAATGTCTaattcttttccctttattcCAAAAGTAGCAAACGAGTCGTAGGTGCGGATCCGAGTGTGCCATAGTTAAAATGCCAAGAACTTTGCGTTCGGACGAAGAAatatgatgaagaagaagaagaagaagaagaaaaagaagaagaagaagaagaagaagaagaagaagaagaagaagaagaagaagaagaagaagaagaagaagtagaagaagaagggtgaGAGAGACTTCGGTCGACGTTACTCACAGTTTGCTTAGGAGCGTGATCACCATGATCACCGGGTACACCCGGTGGTCCTGGATTTTCCCTCGCCGCTTTCATGCTTTCCGCTATCTTCTGGAAGCGGTTCTTCCGCATTTGAATCCTCTTTGCCATGTAACCCACCGTGGCGTATTCTGCGAAGACAAAGAAGCCGTGGAAATAAAGGGAGGGAAGGTAACGCGCTATCGTCACCATTCGAGAGACTCTCGTCGTGTACCTGCCTCGGAGCTTTCGATTTTAATACGTATCTTCGTCGGGCGAGGATGAAAgcgaggagaagaagaagaagtgcgGGAGGATAATTCATCGGGCTCGATCGCATCGCGTTTCTCATACATTGGGGTTAACGTGATATTTTGATCGGACGAGCTCGTATTCGGTTCGCTCTCACGAGAGACGACGGCGGCGGCCGATTGAACCGTTCAAATCGCCAAAGGATAGGAGGAAAAGTCGACACCGATCCGAGGACGATCTGAAGGAGAGGAAGGACGCGTCTCGTGGCTCGGGAGACGAACGCGATCGCGAGCTGTTCGactgtttttttccttttctttttctttcttttcttttcttttcttttcttttcttttcttttcttttctattttctttggtAGCACGTAGAGGCATGGAAGAGTACACGATCGCACTCACCGAGCAACGAGGCAAAGACCATGACGAAGCAGGTGCCCAGATAGACGTCGATGGACTTGACGTAGGAGATCTTTGGTAGCGCCGCGTTCGTCGAGGACATTAGGGTCGTCATAGTGAGCACAGTGGTTACTCCGAGGGCCACCCGAGCGGGGGTCGCGTTTCGGTTTAGCCAAAAGCTCACCCACGATATTATGACGATCAACCCGGAGGGTATGTAGATCTGGATCAGGTAGTAGCCCATCGACCGTACGAACTGGATCTCGCAGGCCAGCCGCGAGTAATTTCCTGCGATAAAAGATCGAAGGTCAGGACAGGGGGACGGAGAGGCGTTGTTAAtgtctctcttttgctttctttctctctctctctctctctctttctctcatctttctctctctctctttctctctctctctctctctctctctctctctctctctctttctctctgtccttccTTTTCACTGTTCTcgtcggtctctctctcttcctcttggTCTCCCTCTTCTCCTACtcctattctcttttctctctctctctctctctctctctctctctctctctctctttctctgtattttCGCAAACGTCGCAACACCACCCTGTCACGCTtcccaatttttttctcttttatctcccTCCGTTTTTCTAACGTCGACGCTAGCAGTCAGAAACATTAGCGAGGTACGCGACTTCGTGTAGAAATGTGTCATCCTCGGGCCGcgtttcttccctctctctcttttcgtcgtttcaaaaaggagagaaaaagtgaaaacgCGAACGCGTGAAATGCATACGAAGTCGCGCGACGTGAAAatggaaacaagaaaaaggaaaaaaagggaaagcgTCCCTAGTCCGGGAGCAATTCATCTTTTCGAGTTTCGTACGATCGCGAGctgtattataaaagtaagaaGGGAAGATCGTCGCATCCTATATCCCCTCTCGAAATATGAACGAAGATGAGATCGcgcgaggaagagagagagatcgatcgatcgatcgaacgacg encodes the following:
- the LOC124954075 gene encoding gamma-aminobutyric acid receptor subunit beta isoform X18, which encodes MRSLNAASWSFVFLAATVALLPATHWAPFAHAATGGGSMLGDVNISAILDSFSVSYDKRVRPNYGGPPVEVGVTMYVLSISSLSEVKMDFTLDFYFRQFWTDPRLAFTQQKGVETLSVGSEFIKNIWVPDTFFVNEKQSYFHIATTSNEFIRIHHSGSITRSIRLTITASCPMNLQYFPMDRQLCHIEIESFGYTMRDIRYKWNEGADSVGVSNEVSLPQFKVLGHRQRAMEISLTTGNYSRLACEIQFVRSMGYYLIQIYIPSGLIVIISWVSFWLNRNATPARVALGVTTVLTMTTLMSSTNAALPKISYVKSIDVYLGTCFVMVFASLLEYATVGYMAKRIQMRKNRFQKIAESMKAARENPGPPGVPGDHGDHAPKQTVRFKVHDPKAHSKGGTLENTINGRADEEAPPAPQHLIHPGKDISKLYGITPSDIDKYSRIVFPVCFVCFNLMYWVIYLHISDVVADDLVLLKEAK
- the LOC124954075 gene encoding gamma-aminobutyric acid receptor subunit beta isoform X17, encoding MRSLNAASWSFVFLAATVALLPATHWAPFAHAATGGGSMLGDVNISAILDSFSVSYDKRVRPNYGGPPVEVGVTMYVLSISSVSEVLMDFTLDFYFRQFWTDPRLAFTQQKGVETLSVGSEFIKNIWVPDTFFVNEKQSYFHIATTSNEFIRIHHSGSITRSIRLTITASCPMNLQYFPMDRQLCHIEIESFGYTMRDIRYKWNEGADSVGVSNEVSLPQFKVLGHRQRAMEISLTTGNYSRLACEIQFVRSMGYYLIQIYIPSGLIVIISWVSFWLNRNATPARVALGVTTVLTMTTLMSSTNAALPKISYVKSIDVYLGTCFVMVFASLLEYATVGYMAKRIQMRKNRFQKIAESMKAARENPGPPGVPGDHGDHAPKQTEVRFKVHDPKAHSKGGTLENTINGRADEEAPPAPQHLIHPGKDISKLYGITPSDIDKYSRIVFPVCFVCFNLMYWVIYLHISDVVADDLVLLKEAK
- the LOC124954075 gene encoding gamma-aminobutyric acid receptor subunit beta isoform X13 — encoded protein: MRSLNAASWSFVFLAATVALLPATHWAPFAHAATGGGSMLGDVNISAILDSFSVSYDKRVRPNYGGPPVEVGVTMYVLSISSVSEVLMDFTLDFYFRQFWTDPRLAFTQQKGVETLSVGSEFIKNIWVPDTFFVNEKQSYFHIATTSNEFIRIHHSGSITRSIRLTITASCPMNLQYFPMDRQLCHIEIESFGYTMRDIRYKWNEGADSVGVSNEVSLPQFKVLGHRQRAMEISLTTGNYSRLACEIQFVRSMGYYLIQIYIPSGLIVIISWVSFWLNRNATPARVALGVTTVLTMTTLMSSTNAALPKISYVKSIDVYLGTCFVMVFASLLEYATVGYMAKRIQMRKNRFQKIAESMKAARENPGPPGVPGDHGDHAPKQTWSRVVQEVRFKVHDPKAHSKGGTLENTINGRADEEAPPAPQHLIHPGKDISKLYGITPSDIDKYSRIVFPVCFVCFNLMYWVIYLHISDVVADDLVLLKEAK
- the LOC124954075 gene encoding gamma-aminobutyric acid receptor subunit beta isoform X12 produces the protein MRSLNAASWSFVFLAATVALLPATHWAPFAHAATGGGSMLGDVNISAILDSFSVSYDKRVRPNYGGPPVEVGVTMYVLSISSLSEVKMDFTLDFYFRQFWTDPRLAFTQQKGVETLSVGSEFIKNIWVPDTFFVNEKQSYFHIATTSNEFIRIHHSGSITRSIRLTITASCPMNLQYFPMDRQLCHIEIESFGYTMRDIRYKWNEGADSVGVSNEVSLPQFKVLGHRQRAMEISLTTGNYSRLACEIQFVRSMGYYLIQIYIPSGLIVIISWVSFWLNRNATPARVALGVTTVLTMTTLMSSTNAALPKISYVKSIDVYLGTCFVMVFASLLEYATVGYMAKRIQMRKNRFQKIAESMKAARENPGPPGVPGDHGDHAPKQTWSRVVQEVRFKVHDPKAHSKGGTLENTINGRADEEAPPAPQHLIHPGKDISKLYGITPSDIDKYSRIVFPVCFVCFNLMYWVIYLHISDVVADDLVLLKEAK
- the LOC124954075 gene encoding gamma-aminobutyric acid receptor subunit beta isoform X20, yielding MRSLNAASWSFVFLAATVALLPATHWAPFAHAATGGGSMLGDVNISAILDSFSVSYDKRVRPNYGGPPVEVGVTMYVLSISSLSEVKMDFTLDFYFRQFWTDPRLAFTQQKGVETLSVGSEFIKNIWVPDTFFVNEKQSYFHIATTSNEFIRIHHSGSITRSIRLTITASCPMNLQYFPMDRQLCHIEIESFGYTMRDIRYKWNAGLLSVGISNEVELPQFRVLGHRQRQTTIHLSTGNYSRLACEIQFVRSMGYYLIQIYIPSGLIVIISWVSFWLNRNATPARVALGVTTVLTMTTLMSSTNAALPKISYVKSIDVYLGTCFVMVFASLLEYATVGYMAKRIQMRKNRFQKIAESMKAARENPGPPGVPGDHGDHAPKQTVRFKVHDPKAHSKGGTLENTINGRADEEAPPAPQHLIHPGKDISKLYGITPSDIDKYSRIVFPVCFVCFNLMYWVIYLHISDVVADDLVLLKEAK
- the LOC124954075 gene encoding gamma-aminobutyric acid receptor subunit beta isoform X19, with the translated sequence MRSLNAASWSFVFLAATVALLPATHWAPFAHAATGGGSMLGDVNISAILDSFSVSYDKRVRPNYGGPPVEVGVTMYVLSISSVSEVLMDFTLDFYFRQFWTDPRLAFTQQKGVETLSVGSEFIKNIWVPDTFFVNEKQSYFHIATTSNEFIRIHHSGSITRSIRLTITASCPMNLQYFPMDRQLCHIEIESFGYTMRDIRYKWNEGADSVGVSNEVSLPQFKVLGHRQRAMEISLTTGNYSRLACEIQFVRSMGYYLIQIYIPSGLIVIISWVSFWLNRNATPARVALGVTTVLTMTTLMSSTNAALPKISYVKSIDVYLGTCFVMVFASLLEYATVGYMAKRIQMRKNRFQKIAESMKAARENPGPPGVPGDHGDHAPKQTVRFKVHDPKAHSKGGTLENTINGRADEEAPPAPQHLIHPGKDISKLYGITPSDIDKYSRIVFPVCFVCFNLMYWVIYLHISDVVADDLVLLKEAK
- the LOC124954075 gene encoding gamma-aminobutyric acid receptor subunit beta isoform X8; the protein is MRSLNAASWSFVFLAATVALLPATHWAPFAHAATGGGSMLGDVNISAILDSFSVSYDKRVRPNYGGRMVLLIAGPPVEVGVTMYVLSISSVSEVLMDFTLDFYFRQFWTDPRLAFTQQKGVETLSVGSEFIKNIWVPDTFFVNEKQSYFHIATTSNEFIRIHHSGSITRSIRLTITASCPMNLQYFPMDRQLCHIEIESFGYTMRDIRYKWNAGLLSVGISNEVELPQFRVLGHRQRQTTIHLSTGNYSRLACEIQFVRSMGYYLIQIYIPSGLIVIISWVSFWLNRNATPARVALGVTTVLTMTTLMSSTNAALPKISYVKSIDVYLGTCFVMVFASLLEYATVGYMAKRIQMRKNRFQKIAESMKAARENPGPPGVPGDHGDHAPKQTWSRVVQEVRFKVHDPKAHSKGGTLENTINGRADEEAPPAPQHLIHPGKDISKLYGITPSDIDKYSRIVFPVCFVCFNLMYWVIYLHISDVVADDLVLLKEAK
- the LOC124954075 gene encoding gamma-aminobutyric acid receptor subunit beta isoform X16, producing the protein MRSLNAASWSFVFLAATVALLPATHWAPFAHAATGGGSMLGDVNISAILDSFSVSYDKRVRPNYGGPPVEVGVTMYVLSISSVSEVLMDFTLDFYFRQFWTDPRLAFTQQKGVETLSVGSEFIKNIWVPDTFFVNEKQSYFHIATTSNEFIRIHHSGSITRSIRLTITASCPMNLQYFPMDRQLCHIEIESFGYTMRDIRYKWNAGLLSVGISNEVELPQFRVLGHRQRQTTIHLSTGNYSRLACEIQFVRSMGYYLIQIYIPSGLIVIISWVSFWLNRNATPARVALGVTTVLTMTTLMSSTNAALPKISYVKSIDVYLGTCFVMVFASLLEYATVGYMAKRIQMRKNRFQKIAESMKAARENPGPPGVPGDHGDHAPKQTEVRFKVHDPKAHSKGGTLENTINGRADEEAPPAPQHLIHPGKDISKLYGITPSDIDKYSRIVFPVCFVCFNLMYWVIYLHISDVVADDLVLLKEAK
- the LOC124954075 gene encoding gamma-aminobutyric acid receptor subunit beta isoform X7, whose amino-acid sequence is MRSLNAASWSFVFLAATVALLPATHWAPFAHAATGGGSMLGDVNISAILDSFSVSYDKRVRPNYGGRMVLLIAGPPVEVGVTMYVLSISSVSEVLMDFTLDFYFRQFWTDPRLAFTQQKGVETLSVGSEFIKNIWVPDTFFVNEKQSYFHIATTSNEFIRIHHSGSITRSIRLTITASCPMNLQYFPMDRQLCHIEIESFGYTMRDIRYKWNEGADSVGVSNEVSLPQFKVLGHRQRAMEISLTTGNYSRLACEIQFVRSMGYYLIQIYIPSGLIVIISWVSFWLNRNATPARVALGVTTVLTMTTLMSSTNAALPKISYVKSIDVYLGTCFVMVFASLLEYATVGYMAKRIQMRKNRFQKIAESMKAARENPGPPGVPGDHGDHAPKQTWSRVVQEVRFKVHDPKAHSKGGTLENTINGRADEEAPPAPQHLIHPGKDISKLYGITPSDIDKYSRIVFPVCFVCFNLMYWVIYLHISDVVADDLVLLKEAK
- the LOC124954075 gene encoding gamma-aminobutyric acid receptor subunit beta isoform X14, which produces MRSLNAASWSFVFLAATVALLPATHWAPFAHAATGGGSMLGDVNISAILDSFSVSYDKRVRPNYGGPPVEVGVTMYVLSISSVSEVLMDFTLDFYFRQFWTDPRLAFTQQKGVETLSVGSEFIKNIWVPDTFFVNEKQSYFHIATTSNEFIRIHHSGSITRSIRLTITASCPMNLQYFPMDRQLCHIEIESFGYTMRDIRYKWNAGLLSVGISNEVELPQFRVLGHRQRQTTIHLSTGNYSRLACEIQFVRSMGYYLIQIYIPSGLIVIISWVSFWLNRNATPARVALGVTTVLTMTTLMSSTNAALPKISYVKSIDVYLGTCFVMVFASLLEYATVGYMAKRIQMRKNRFQKIAESMKAARENPGPPGVPGDHGDHAPKQTWSRVVQEVRFKVHDPKAHSKGGTLENTINGRADEEAPPAPQHLIHPGKDISKLYGITPSDIDKYSRIVFPVCFVCFNLMYWVIYLHISDVVADDLVLLKEAK
- the LOC124954075 gene encoding gamma-aminobutyric acid receptor subunit beta isoform X15 — protein: MRSLNAASWSFVFLAATVALLPATHWAPFAHAATGGGSMLGDVNISAILDSFSVSYDKRVRPNYGGPPVEVGVTMYVLSISSLSEVKMDFTLDFYFRQFWTDPRLAFTQQKGVETLSVGSEFIKNIWVPDTFFVNEKQSYFHIATTSNEFIRIHHSGSITRSIRLTITASCPMNLQYFPMDRQLCHIEIESFGYTMRDIRYKWNEGADSVGVSNEVSLPQFKVLGHRQRAMEISLTTGNYSRLACEIQFVRSMGYYLIQIYIPSGLIVIISWVSFWLNRNATPARVALGVTTVLTMTTLMSSTNAALPKISYVKSIDVYLGTCFVMVFASLLEYATVGYMAKRIQMRKNRFQKIAESMKAARENPGPPGVPGDHGDHAPKQTEVRFKVHDPKAHSKGGTLENTINGRADEEAPPAPQHLIHPGKDISKLYGITPSDIDKYSRIVFPVCFVCFNLMYWVIYLHISDVVADDLVLLKEAK